The Lonchura striata isolate bLonStr1 chromosome 7, bLonStr1.mat, whole genome shotgun sequence genome window below encodes:
- the CUEDC2 gene encoding CUE domain-containing protein 2, producing MEIERIIQDTLTRFIQSHIPAADLSGMDDVFFSYITGVLEELGSPESSEETFDMDTFVEMMEAYIPGFAEIHSGDVCEMMFSLSERLGEARNKEKLGQKAVESRSEAPSEDLTKGQEAGAGACNGERLCTLTDGAGAQEGADLKDGVELLLEMFPACTVSQAEKALAMALGNLEEAVQLIVEEKVEIGPAGSSVKELARPRRAPNHEELKQVILQKYMMVDSADDQKTHRPAPPKEAPKKLIRYIDNQVVSTKGERYKDIKKPESEEMKRTYISLKPARKYKFH from the exons ATGGAGATTGAAAGAATCATTCAAGACACACTGACACGCTTCATCCAGTcccacatccctgcagcagatCTCAG TGGGATGGATgatgttttcttctcttatATCACGGGTGTCCTGGAAGAGCTGGGCTCACCAGAGTCCTCTGAAGAGACTTTTGATATGGACACCTTTGTGGAAATGATGGAGGCATATATCCCTGGTTTTGCAGAAATCCACAG TGGGGATGTTTGCGAAATGATGTTCTCCCTCTCAGAAAGGCTTGGTGAAGCTCGAAACAAAG AAAAACTTGGCCAAAAGGCTGTGGAAAGCAGGAGTGAAGCACCCTCTGAAGATCTCACCAAGGGCCaggaggctggagctggagcctgCAACGGGGAAAGACTGTGCACTCTAACAGACGGAGCCGGGGCCCAG GAAGGCGCTGACTTGAAGGATGGGGTGGAGCTGCTACTGGAGATGTTCCCAGCCTGTACTGTGAGCCAGGCAGAGAAGGCTCTCGCCATGGCCTTGGGGAACTTGGAAGAGGCAGTGCAGTTAATTGTGGAGGAGAAGGTGGAAATTGGCCCAGCAGGTTCAAGTGTGAAG GAACTGGCACGGCCCCGCAGAGCACCCAACCATGAGGAACTAAAACAGGTCATCCTACAGAA ATACATGATGGTGGATAGTGCAGATGATCAGAAAACACATCGGCCAGCTCCACCCAAAGAG GCTCCCAAGAAGTTGATCCGCTACATTGATAACCAGGTGGTGAGCACAAAAGGAGAGAGGTACAAAGACATCAAGAAGCCTGAGAGCGAGGAGATGAAGAGAACCTACATCAGCCTAAAACCAGCCAGGAAGTACAAGTTCCACTGA
- the FBXL15 gene encoding F-box/LRR-repeat protein 15 yields the protein MMSVTPTRGCLLDLPWEDILVPHILCHLPLQQLLSLQRVSKSFQSLIQLYLANMRCFDSSQIGPAIPRAAFVNLLKDNEVLQQLALQNCSDWLTDQELLPVIGQNHHLHQIQLKGCAQLSRHALVAISLSCPNLRQLSLAHCEWVDSLSLRSLADHCKALEAVDLTACRQLKDEAICYLVQKCGRLKSLSLAVNANVGDVAVEETAKCCPELEHLDLTGCLRVKNDSIRVLAEYCPKLRSLKVKHCHNVAESSLSILRSRGVELDVEPPLQRALVLLQDVVGFAPFINLQI from the exons ATGATGAGTGTGACCCCGACCAGGGGATGCCTCCTGGACCTGCCATGGGAAGACATCTTGGTTCCACATATCCTCTGTCATCTGCCACTGCAGCAActcctgagcctgcagaggGTCAGCAAGTCATTCCAGTCTCTCATCCAGTTGTACCTGGCCAACATGCGCTGCTTTGACTCAAGCCAG ATTGGACCTGCCATCCCTCGAGCCGCTTTTGTTAACCTGTTGAAGGACAACGAAgttctgcagcagctggcactCCAGAACTGCTCCGACTGGCTGACggaccaggagctgctcccggTCATTGGGCAGAACCACCACCTGCACCAGATCCAGCTGAAGGGCTGCGCCCAGCTCAGCCGCCACGCGCTTGTGGCCATCTCTCTGAGCTGCCCCAACCTGCGCCAGCTCTCCCTGGCTCACTGTGAGTGGGTGGACAGCCTGTCCCTGCGCAGCCTGGCTGACCACTGCAAGGCGCTGGAGGCTGTGGACCTGACAGCCTGTCGCCAGCTGAAGGACGAGGCCATCTGCTACCTGGTGCAGAAGTGTGGCAGGCTCAAGTCTCTGTCACTAGCTGTCAATGCCAACGTGGGCGACGTGGCAGTTGAGGAGACTGCCaagtgctgcccagagctggagcaCTTGGACCTCACAGGGTGTCTACGAGTCAAGAATGACTCCATCAG GGTCCTGGCTGAGTACTGTCCCAAGTTGCGCTCGCTGAAGGTCAAGCATTGCCACAACGTGGCTGAGTCCAGCTTGAGCATCCTCCGAAGCCGTGGGGTGGAGCTGGATGTGGAGCCTCCACTGCAGAGGGCTCTTGTTCTGCTGCAGGATGTGGTTGGCTTCGCCCCTTTCATCAACCTTCAGATCtag